GTCGTGATCCGCGAGGCCGGTGATTTTACCTTTCACGCGCCCCTGCTTACCGACTTTTCCGAGTGGTTGCAAGGCTCCAAAGGGCGCGCCGTCTCCACCACCATGGGCTACGTCAGCATTCTGCGCCATCTGCTCAAGCACCCGGAGATCGGCAAGCTGATTGTCCCCATCATTCCCGACGAAGGCCGTACCTTTGGCATGGAATCCATCATCCGCCAGGTTGGCATCTACGCCAGCCAGGGCCAGCTCTACAAACCTCACGATCAGGACATGCTCCTCTACTATCGTGAGGCCAAGGACGGACAGATCCTGGAGGAGGGAATCACCGAAGCCGGCTCCATGGCGTCCTTCACCGCCGCCGGCGCCGCCTACTCCAACTACCACGTGCCTATGATTCCGTTCTTCACGTTTTACTCGATGTTCGGATTCCAGCGCGTGGGCGACCTCATCTGGGCCTTCGGAGACGCGCGCGGCAAAGGTTTCCTGATCGGCGGCACCGCCGGCCGCACCACCCTCGCAGGCGAAGGACTGCAGCACCAGGACGGCCACAGCATCGTGCTCTCCAGCGCCGTCCCAACCTGCGCCACCTATGACCCGGCATTCGTTTACGAAATCGCCGTCATCGTTCAGGACGGCATTCGCCGCATGTACCAGGAGCGCGAAGACCGCTTCTACTACATCACCGTCTACAACGAAGACTACGCCATGCCGGAAATGCCCGTCGGCACTCGTGAAGGCATTCTCCGTGGCATTTACAAGTACAAAGCGGCGCCCGCCGGCCGGGCCGCAGTGCAGTTGTTCGGCAGCGGCGCCATTCTCAACGAAGCGCTGCGCGCGCAGGGCATCCTCGCCGACAAATACGGCGTGTTAGCCGACGTCTGGAGCCTCACCAGCTACAACGAACTGCGCCGTGAGGCTCTCGCCACTGAGCGCTGGAACCGTCTGCATCCTGCTGAGCCGGTTAGGAAGCCTTATCTCCTGACCGCTCTCGAGGGCGCCGCAGGGCCCATCATCGCCGCCACCGACTACATGAAGATTGTTCCCGACCAGCTTGCTCCCTGGCTGCCGGACCGCCTGGTTTCGCTGGGCACCGACGGTTTCGGCCGCAGCGACAATCGCCAGCATCTGCGCCGCCATTTCGAAGTCAATGCCGAATCCATCGCCGCCGCCGCCCTGGCGCGCCTGGCCCGCGACGGCCAGTACGACGCCGCCCGCGTGCAAAATGCGCTGGCGGAACTTGGCGTCAACCCCGAGAAGATCGACCCGGCCCGGGCCTGAAACGGTTGTTTTCCCGAAAACCGCAAGTGTCTTTAGTTTCAGCCATAGTGCGGCCACTGGTTTACATTCCAGGTGCAAGGTTACGTGTCTCTGTGATGAGCGTCACTGCGGTGAGTGGTTAAATGGCGCACTCTGGCGTCATGAAGGCTGATAGAGCAATTACGGCTGTTGTTCTACTCCTTCTCCTTTCCTGTGCAATGGCATGCACCAACGGCAACGCGGAGAAGCCTAGGTCGGACAAGCCCTCCGCCGCCGTGGACCGTTCCAACGCCGGTGCCGATCTCTACCACGCCTATTGCGCCAGTTGTCACGGCAGGTCCGGCAGGGGCGATGGTCCCGCCGCCGCTGCCTTGAAAGTTCCGCCCCCCGACCTCACCGCCCTTGCCCGTCGCAACGCAGGCCGATTTTCTGGCGGCCAGATCTATCAGGTCATCGAGTGGGGTGGCGCTATCGCCAGTCACGGTTCCCGCGAAATGCCGGTCTGGGGCGTCGCTTTCCGCCCGCTCAGCGGCGAGAACCAGAGGGAAGTCTCCGCCCGCATCCATGCCCTCACCGACTACATCGCGTCCATTCAACTCCAGTAGTCGAGTCTCTCAACTCGCAACTCGCAACGCACAACTCAATCGCCCGTGCTACCCTTACTCCGTAGCTCTCACCCGCACATCGGTTAAGAGCTAACAGCTAAGAGCTAAGAGCTTTTATGTCGCACAAGGACAGAGTCCGCGAGGAATTTACCCGCCAGGCAGAGGCATTTGCCGCCGTCGCGGTGCTGCACAACCGCGAGCGCCTCGAACGCCTGGTCAACGCCATCAATCCTGCGCCTGACGCCCGTGCGCTCGAGATTGCCACCGGCCCCGGTCATATCGCCATGGCCATGGCCGAGCGCTGCCGCGAAGTCATCGCCGTGGACCTTACCGACGCGATCCTCGCGGTGGCGGAACGCGCCCGCCGCGAGCGCGGCCTCGCCAACCTCCGTTTCCAGCGCGCCGATGCCGACCAACTCCCCTTCGCCGACGCCGAGTTCGACATCGTTTTTTGCCGCTTCGCCTTCCATCATTTCGAGGATCCCACCGTCCCGCTCCGCGAGATGGCGCGCGTCTGCCGCGTCGGCGGCCGCGTTGCTGTCGAGGACCTTGCTGCCAGCGAAGTCCCCGAGCGCGCCGCCTTCCAAGACCAATTCGAGCGCCTGCGCGACCCCTCGCACACCCGTGCGCTGAGCCTCAGTGCATTGGCGCGCTTGTTCGGAGCGTGCGCCCTGGAGATCGAAACCGCCTACAGCAGCGAGGTGGTGCAACCGGTGGAGTACTGGATGAGTTATTCCCACACGCCTCCCGATCGCGCCGCCCAGGTCCGTGCCCTGTTTGCGCGCGATGAAAAGGAAGACCTCAGCGGCGCCCGCCCCTTCCGCCGCGACGGTGAGCTTTTCTTCATTCAGAAAACCGTCGCCCTCATCGCCCGCAAACTCTAATTGGCCGCCGCCTTTCTTGCGGACTCCATTTCGGGAATGCCCGCTCCTGGGGTATGACGATATTTCCGTTGTGGCGGGCGCAAACCGTCTTAGGTTAGTGACTAGCTCTTCCCCCAGCAAATTCTCCGGCCCCAGCAAATTCCCTTGGTGATGCATCGGCCCCCTTATGTCCCTGTGGAGAATTCATCTCGCGCTCCGCGTGACCGGGAGGACACCATGCCGAGAGCACGCTTCGCCATGGTATTGATCTCTGTTGCTTTTTTGTTGGCAACATTTTCCTCTGCACAACAAACAACGTCTTCCAGCATTCCCGCGATCGCAGCCTCCGAGCAGCCGCCGCTCCCGCGTCTGATTCGCTTCAGCGGATCCGTGACGGCGGCGACCGACGCGCGCACCGTGGGCATCACCTTCTCACTGTACAAGGACGCGACCGGCGGCGCGCCCTTGTGGCAGGAAATACAGAATGTCACCCTGCGTCCCGGCGGGCACTTCAGCGTTCTGCTGGGCGCGAATTCCAAAGACGGCGTGCCGACGGAGCTGTTCACGACGAACGAAGCGCGCTGGCTAGGCGTGCAAATCGAGCAGGAAGCCGAGCAGCCGCGCGTGTTTTTAGTCAGCGTTCCGTACGCGCTGAAAGCGGGTGACGCCGAGACCGTCGCCGGACATCCGGTGAGCGACTTCGTCATGACAGCAGCCGCCGACGGTTCCAGTGGCTCCAGCGGTAGCGCATCGACTTCCAGTGGCGCCACCGCGACGAAGAACAGCGCCAGCGCTCCCGGCGGCACCTTTGCCTACCTCGGCACGCAGAACTACCTCGCCAAGTTCGACGCCAGCGGCACCAACATGACCAACTCCTCGATCATCGACAACGGCAATGTCGGCGTCAACAAGAGCAATCCGGCCTACACCCTGGACGTGGGCGGCATCGTCAATGCGCCCTACATGTTCGTGCAGGGAGCCTCGCCGCGCATCCGGCTGATCGACACCGCGCTGACCAACAGCTTTTGGGAGCTGCAGCAGTCGGCCTACGCATCGGACAATTTCGGGTTCCTGCGCTACGAGAACAACACCGCGGTTCCCGGCAAATCGTTCCTGGTGGCGGCCAACGGCAATGTAGGCATTGGCACCATCAATCCCGGATTCAAGCTCGACGTGGCCGGGATGGTAAACACCAGCGCGCTGCTGGTCAACAGCGACTCGCCGCGCATCCGATTGACCGACACCACACTGCCGAACAGCTTCTGGGAGTTGCAGCAATCGGCGTTTTTCCCCGACAACTTCGGTTTCCTGCGCTACGAAAGCAACGGCGCGGTTGCGGGCAAGTCGTTCTTTATCGCACCGACGGGCAACGTAGGCGTTGGCGTCGCTTCACCGGCGAACAAGCTGAGCGTGGCCGGCGTCATCGAGAGCAGCGGTGGCTTCAAGTTTCCCGACGGCTCGGTGCAACTCACCGCCGCCACGGGCAGCTCGGGTGGCGGGGTGAGCAGCGTATTGGGTACGAATGGCGTCACCGCCAGCACCACCAGCACCACTGTCACTCTCAGCGCCGACACCGGCTATGTTCAGCGCCGCGTCTCCTCTACCTGCACCGCCGGCAACGCCATTCGCGCCATTGCCGCCGACGGCAGCGTCACCTGCGAACCCATCCCCGCCCCGACGCCAGGCGTGCCCACCGGCTACGCCATCATGGGCGGTGATCCCGTTCCTCCCGCCGGGTACACGGGCGTCGGTTGGACCTTAATGAACGCTGCATCGGTATGGACAAACCTTGCAAGCATGGCAACGCCGCGCACGGGAGCCGGGGCGGCAACTGCTTGCGTTGGAGCTACCTCATGCACCACGCCTCGGATTTACGTCATCGGCGGGTACTTTAACAACACCTTTCTCAACACCGT
Above is a window of Terriglobia bacterium DNA encoding:
- a CDS encoding cytochrome c, with the protein product MACTNGNAEKPRSDKPSAAVDRSNAGADLYHAYCASCHGRSGRGDGPAAAALKVPPPDLTALARRNAGRFSGGQIYQVIEWGGAIASHGSREMPVWGVAFRPLSGENQREVSARIHALTDYIASIQLQ
- a CDS encoding methyltransferase domain-containing protein; translated protein: MSHKDRVREEFTRQAEAFAAVAVLHNRERLERLVNAINPAPDARALEIATGPGHIAMAMAERCREVIAVDLTDAILAVAERARRERGLANLRFQRADADQLPFADAEFDIVFCRFAFHHFEDPTVPLREMARVCRVGGRVAVEDLAASEVPERAAFQDQFERLRDPSHTRALSLSALARLFGACALEIETAYSSEVVQPVEYWMSYSHTPPDRAAQVRALFARDEKEDLSGARPFRRDGELFFIQKTVALIARKL